One Candidatus Poribacteria bacterium DNA window includes the following coding sequences:
- a CDS encoding response regulator, protein MKDGLDKPRVLIVDDEEVITTVLSTILESWGFESHAVNNPSEVLRLLEKEEFDLILLDIRMPEISGLELLERIKGVHPSIPVIMITAVGTAEAAVKALKLGAEDFITKPFDQDEILNSVNAALSRRRREEELFGLEVDLPGEFIGALNVIDTILNQVEMDSYIIPGHSGRVSRHVLALGRIMDFSYDVLLELVVAARFHDIGKIFLSSDLRRKSVMTFTVRERTKYENHPIAGEKLIKDLKLFRKAPEIVRHHHERWDGKGFPDRLKGEEIPLESRIISVVEVYDAIRFARHDTQGNAQTETLAISFLRENAGSMFDPDMVRLFTSYLQSEVK, encoded by the coding sequence GTGAAGGATGGACTTGATAAGCCCAGAGTCCTCATCGTCGATGATGAGGAGGTAATAACTACCGTTCTCTCAACCATACTCGAGTCGTGGGGATTTGAGTCTCATGCCGTCAATAACCCCTCTGAGGTGCTGAGGCTTTTGGAGAAAGAGGAGTTCGATTTGATCCTGCTCGATATCCGCATGCCTGAGATAAGCGGACTGGAGCTTCTTGAGAGGATAAAAGGGGTTCATCCTAGTATCCCCGTTATCATGATAACCGCTGTCGGCACGGCGGAGGCGGCCGTCAAGGCTTTAAAGCTTGGGGCGGAGGATTTCATCACCAAACCGTTCGATCAGGATGAGATACTCAATAGCGTAAACGCCGCCCTGAGCAGAAGGAGAAGAGAGGAGGAGTTATTCGGCCTCGAAGTCGATCTGCCAGGGGAGTTCATAGGAGCCCTTAACGTGATAGATACGATCCTCAACCAGGTCGAGATGGATTCCTATATCATACCGGGCCATTCAGGTAGGGTATCCAGACATGTCCTTGCATTGGGAAGAATAATGGACTTCTCCTATGACGTTCTACTTGAACTCGTCGTCGCGGCGAGGTTTCACGATATAGGGAAGATCTTCCTCTCCTCCGATTTGAGACGGAAATCGGTCATGACATTCACCGTCCGTGAGAGGACCAAGTACGAGAACCATCCGATAGCGGGCGAGAAGCTCATCAAAGATCTGAAGCTCTTCCGGAAAGCGCCTGAAATTGTCAGACATCATCATGAGAGGTGGGACGGGAAGGGATTTCCAGATCGATTGAAAGGGGAAGAGATACCTCTGGAGTCGCGCATTATCTCCGTGGTGGAGGTGTACGACGCCATAAGGTTCGCAAGGCATGATACACAGGGTAATGCTCAGACGGAAACACTCGCGATCTCCTTCCTAAGGGAAAACGCCGGCTCCATGTTCGATCCCGATATGGTCAGGCTTTTTACCTCATATCTTCAAAGCGAGGTGAAATAA
- a CDS encoding ABC transporter ATP-binding protein, producing the protein MDVVKLESVSKWYGDVMGLNGVTIGFGRGITGIVGPNGAGKSTMLNLVVGFLKPSRGQVRVFGEDPWNNPRVSSRVGYCPDTNALYEFMRGLDFVDLLTSFYGFTPEEARLRATESLKKVGMEGMMGRKIGSYSMGMRQRLKLAQALAHDPDLLVLDEPLKGLDPIGRMEMIEMIKRLGDQGKTILISSHVLYEIESMTDRVVLINKGKVVAEGNIHEIRSLIDEHPHRVFIECDKPRPLARRLLDMDHIVRVDLEEDGISIETESPERFYSEFPRIVAEMEVEVRRFYSLDDNLDSVFKYLIG; encoded by the coding sequence ATGGATGTAGTTAAGCTGGAATCTGTTTCCAAATGGTATGGGGATGTGATGGGGCTGAACGGAGTTACGATCGGCTTTGGGAGGGGGATAACAGGGATCGTCGGCCCCAACGGGGCGGGCAAAAGCACGATGTTGAACTTGGTCGTCGGTTTCCTCAAGCCGAGCAGAGGTCAGGTTCGTGTCTTCGGCGAGGATCCCTGGAACAACCCCAGGGTCTCCTCCAGGGTGGGATATTGTCCGGATACCAACGCCCTTTACGAATTCATGAGGGGGCTGGATTTCGTTGATCTCCTCACGTCGTTTTACGGATTCACCCCTGAAGAGGCGCGGCTGAGGGCTACCGAATCGCTTAAGAAGGTGGGGATGGAGGGGATGATGGGAAGGAAGATCGGATCGTATAGTATGGGGATGAGGCAGAGGTTGAAGCTGGCCCAGGCCCTGGCACATGACCCCGATCTGCTGGTGCTGGATGAACCGTTGAAAGGGCTGGATCCGATCGGTAGAATGGAGATGATCGAGATGATAAAGAGACTGGGAGATCAGGGCAAAACGATTCTCATCTCGAGCCATGTGCTTTATGAGATCGAGTCGATGACCGATAGGGTTGTCCTGATCAACAAGGGGAAAGTGGTGGCCGAGGGTAACATACACGAGATCAGATCCCTCATAGATGAACATCCTCATAGGGTCTTCATCGAATGCGATAAGCCTCGCCCTCTGGCTCGGAGACTGCTCGATATGGATCACATCGTGAGGGTGGATCTGGAAGAGGACGGGATATCAATCGAGACCGAATCGCCTGAGAGGTTCTACTCGGAATTCCCAAGGATCGTCGCCGAGATGGAGGTGGAGGTGAGGAGGTTTTACTCCCTTGACGATAACCTCGATTCCGTTTTCAAATATCTGATAGGATGA
- a CDS encoding ABC-2 transporter permease, whose amino-acid sequence MSIYEKGYKRWEGELTGKPAWWIIAKTGIRLVLKRKLFLILFLLSLVPFLARGVMIYLVVQLNFNMIRIDARFFREFLSQQGFWVLLMTILGGAGLIAADIKSNALKLYLSRPIGRWDYILGKTATLMLILSSVTILPSLLLFLERGVLSNNLDFLRRRYWLMPSCIGYGFLISLAPCMLMLALSALTGETKYAAISFGAIVLLSSALFEVMRIGFRNRYLILLSFWDNIDQIGALLFGIRPRYRVHWIWSLFILLGLIAFSLWALSRKVRAVEVSD is encoded by the coding sequence ATGTCCATCTACGAGAAGGGATACAAACGATGGGAAGGCGAACTTACGGGCAAGCCGGCATGGTGGATCATCGCCAAAACCGGTATCAGACTCGTTCTTAAACGCAAACTCTTCCTCATCCTGTTCCTGTTATCCCTCGTTCCCTTCCTGGCCAGAGGGGTGATGATATATCTCGTTGTCCAGCTTAACTTCAATATGATCAGAATAGATGCGCGGTTCTTCAGGGAATTCCTGAGTCAACAGGGCTTCTGGGTCTTGCTGATGACGATCCTCGGCGGGGCAGGGCTGATAGCCGCTGACATCAAGTCTAACGCATTGAAGCTGTATCTTTCGAGGCCCATCGGAAGATGGGATTATATCCTCGGCAAGACGGCAACGCTCATGCTGATCCTCTCCTCGGTCACCATTCTCCCATCCCTCCTCCTATTTTTGGAAAGGGGAGTGCTTTCGAATAACCTGGATTTCCTGAGGAGGAGATACTGGCTGATGCCCTCGTGCATCGGCTACGGGTTTCTGATCTCCTTGGCGCCATGCATGTTGATGTTAGCCCTCTCAGCCCTGACCGGGGAAACCAAATACGCCGCCATCTCCTTCGGAGCTATCGTTCTTCTCTCCTCCGCGCTTTTCGAGGTGATGCGGATTGGGTTCAGGAACCGATATCTGATTTTGCTTTCCTTCTGGGACAACATCGATCAGATAGGAGCGCTTCTGTTCGGGATTCGACCCAGATATAGGGTCCACTGGATTTGGTCTCTTTTTATCCTCCTCGGTCTGATCGCCTTCTCCCTATGGGCTCTTTCGCGAAAGGTGAGGGCGGTAGAGGTGTCGGATTGA
- a CDS encoding UPF0236 family protein → MNIKTITRYLQENQALEERVRGESFQQIEREVFLYVKRIGVALMTSILNRLSQIDHEERKGEYEGEFQGYRRRKIRTIMGEVEYKRAYYWSKERGGYAPFDQKLGLDGGNLSPWLKEGVTLLGAGNPFSKAEKVFERITAERVSHETIQEVSQKAGEEIERQEKEKAQEAWEVFEGPSCADVEYGREEESKEKDGWKKYHQQRVGDPPNRLFIQVDGERLQTREEGWKEAKVALFFTDEDVAQLSKDRRELIR, encoded by the coding sequence ATGAACATAAAGACAATAACACGATACCTTCAAGAGAATCAAGCCCTTGAGGAGAGAGTCCGTGGAGAAAGCTTCCAACAGATAGAGAGAGAAGTCTTTCTATACGTGAAAAGGATAGGAGTAGCTCTTATGACAAGCATTCTCAACAGGCTATCACAAATAGATCATGAAGAGAGGAAAGGAGAATATGAAGGGGAATTTCAAGGGTATAGGAGGAGGAAGATAAGAACGATAATGGGAGAAGTTGAGTATAAGAGAGCCTATTACTGGAGCAAGGAGAGAGGAGGGTATGCGCCATTTGATCAGAAGCTGGGCTTGGATGGAGGGAACTTATCACCCTGGCTGAAAGAGGGGGTAACACTGCTTGGTGCAGGGAATCCCTTTTCCAAGGCAGAGAAGGTATTCGAGAGGATCACCGCAGAGAGGGTGAGCCATGAGACGATACAGGAGGTCAGCCAGAAAGCGGGAGAAGAGATAGAAAGACAGGAGAAGGAGAAAGCACAAGAGGCATGGGAGGTGTTTGAAGGGCCATCATGCGCAGATGTGGAATACGGAAGGGAGGAGGAATCTAAGGAGAAAGATGGATGGAAGAAGTACCATCAACAGAGGGTTGGAGATCCGCCAAATAGGCTCTTCATCCAGGTAGATGGAGAAAGGCTCCAAACAAGAGAGGAGGGATGGAAGGAGGCGAAGGTAGCCCTCTTCTTCACAGATGAGGATGTGGCACAGCTGAGCAAGGACAGGAGAGAGCTTATAAGATAA
- a CDS encoding VWA domain-containing protein: MRGKALILILILVGAISYFASGEERNLALCLLIDNSGSMDWAGHDPKGLRWEAAKLVIDKTRKGDYICLVDFSDRPFILQPLIRVDGSSAQRRRIKERSRVILSNRKLTDIDSALKVALDQLKAAPSKITKAVILLTDGEVDVVEGTPQEKKVAAEMSKSVILSKTAYRFLIQKIPIYIVALTDEPDMDFLGKLADYTKPPEQEQENHFFYSPTSADLVVIFSDIFNQLRGLSVHTERYRVNGSETKRIRLADPFADEVEFQFIHDRNPDLEVKLISPDGKQIKPYASEKSYKLFAVQKPVPGTWTALIRTPRTTNITQSVAVKEDIKLEMPFAPKFRIGTPLKIIVNVKYLGELIDSPRFTISDGSVLQINEVWCRVIHPDGRISPEFKLQNRFGDYVGSYNDADIPGRYLVQVEMRGELNDQEVVVRSEKHVIGFADKSLPRVALKRMASKCKTGVPLQIEAAVLENTSAIHKESLPVAVKKPDGSSQTVYLQRISRDRYRGEFTPTDSGTYILTLSQDSGIALADPATLQIEAIGGSGIVGKMPFIILAGFALIGGGIALYLRKPKLEMIFKKCGPAKTSQQKEKPRIGEEEETIDEEDLGVSAVSVSTDESAREMPSEIEVIENGETILKLNLARKTDVISGEPFYHIEVEKGELRFNDRIVAAGENTKAKNNDMLKVGPISVRIMADEDKVVIISDLEAAGRILEEIKDQEKVRWVIRSDQEDPEEAQENA, encoded by the coding sequence GTGAGAGGAAAAGCACTGATTCTAATTCTGATTCTGGTGGGTGCAATATCATATTTCGCCTCAGGCGAGGAGAGAAATCTCGCCCTCTGTCTGCTTATAGATAACTCCGGCAGCATGGATTGGGCGGGGCATGATCCAAAGGGACTGCGATGGGAAGCGGCGAAGCTCGTGATCGATAAAACCAGGAAGGGGGATTATATCTGCTTGGTTGATTTCAGCGATAGACCTTTCATCCTCCAGCCGCTTATACGGGTTGACGGCAGCTCAGCTCAAAGGAGGAGGATCAAGGAAAGATCAAGAGTGATACTTTCAAACAGAAAGCTGACGGATATAGATAGCGCCCTTAAAGTTGCTTTGGATCAGCTTAAAGCCGCTCCCTCCAAGATCACAAAAGCCGTCATACTGTTGACAGACGGAGAGGTGGACGTAGTGGAAGGCACACCTCAGGAGAAAAAGGTGGCGGCTGAGATGAGCAAATCCGTCATCCTATCGAAGACCGCCTATCGGTTCCTGATTCAAAAGATCCCTATATACATTGTTGCCCTGACGGATGAACCCGATATGGATTTCCTCGGAAAGCTCGCCGATTACACCAAGCCGCCTGAACAGGAGCAGGAGAATCACTTCTTCTATTCCCCAACGAGCGCTGATCTCGTCGTCATATTCTCCGATATATTTAACCAACTCAGAGGTCTCTCCGTTCATACCGAAAGATATAGGGTGAATGGAAGTGAGACGAAACGAATTCGTCTTGCCGATCCGTTCGCCGACGAGGTGGAGTTTCAGTTCATCCACGATCGGAACCCCGATCTGGAGGTGAAGCTCATATCTCCCGACGGCAAACAGATTAAACCCTATGCCTCGGAAAAAAGCTATAAGCTGTTCGCCGTGCAAAAGCCTGTTCCCGGAACCTGGACCGCCCTGATAAGAACGCCCCGCACGACGAATATCACGCAGTCGGTAGCCGTAAAAGAGGATATAAAGCTGGAGATGCCCTTCGCCCCGAAGTTTAGGATCGGGACTCCGCTTAAGATAATCGTCAACGTGAAATACTTGGGTGAACTCATCGATTCCCCCCGGTTCACCATATCCGATGGATCGGTGCTTCAAATAAATGAGGTATGGTGTAGGGTGATACACCCCGACGGTCGAATCAGTCCTGAATTTAAGCTACAAAATAGGTTCGGTGACTATGTTGGTTCTTACAACGATGCCGATATACCCGGCCGATATCTCGTGCAGGTCGAGATGCGCGGGGAGCTGAACGACCAAGAGGTCGTCGTTAGATCGGAGAAACATGTGATCGGCTTCGCCGATAAATCCCTTCCCAGGGTGGCCTTAAAGAGAATGGCCTCCAAGTGCAAAACCGGCGTCCCGCTTCAAATCGAAGCAGCTGTCTTAGAAAACACCAGTGCCATACATAAGGAGTCACTGCCCGTCGCGGTGAAAAAACCGGACGGATCATCTCAGACGGTATACCTTCAGAGAATCAGCAGGGATAGGTATAGGGGGGAATTTACGCCCACGGATTCAGGCACATATATTCTTACCCTCTCTCAGGATAGCGGGATAGCCCTCGCTGATCCGGCAACGCTGCAGATAGAAGCGATCGGCGGATCAGGAATAGTGGGGAAGATGCCCTTTATCATACTGGCGGGGTTCGCCTTGATCGGCGGTGGCATCGCCTTGTATCTCAGGAAACCGAAGCTGGAGATGATTTTCAAAAAATGTGGTCCAGCTAAAACCTCACAGCAGAAGGAAAAGCCGAGGATAGGTGAAGAGGAGGAAACGATAGATGAGGAAGATCTAGGTGTCAGCGCTGTCTCAGTCTCCACCGATGAATCAGCTCGCGAGATGCCTTCGGAGATAGAGGTGATAGAGAATGGGGAAACAATCTTGAAGCTGAACCTCGCTAGGAAGACGGACGTGATCTCGGGGGAACCGTTCTATCACATAGAGGTGGAAAAAGGAGAGCTGAGGTTCAACGATAGGATAGTCGCCGCCGGGGAAAACACCAAGGCAAAGAATAACGACATGCTGAAGGTGGGGCCCATATCGGTCAGGATAATGGCCGATGAGGATAAAGTCGTGATCATATCCGATCTTGAGGCGGCGGGAAGGATACTGGAGGAGATTAAAGATCAGGAGAAGGTTCGATGGGTGATCCGCTCCGATCAAGAAGATCCCGAAGAAGCTCAGGAGAACGCCTGA
- a CDS encoding ABC transporter permease, translating to MTLKGILLRRRSALIGGLSLLPVLIAGLIRFSGRPGGSMIPLLAAGIIHGVTALIGLLYGSSLMGDEISSGTWIYLAIRPINRSRLIIGKFLGYTAVILSIVLVMITLISLLIWRGWSEYLRYLVSFALGALAYGGVGLFLGVRTKRPILIGLLLIGWEKLASQVPGFLRRLTIMDYMLSIFPTSGGPRFILKDRLSPRYAAAVLIMITLALIWRTVAYLKEREISA from the coding sequence ATGACGCTCAAGGGGATACTTCTCAGGCGGCGGTCGGCCTTGATAGGTGGTCTGAGCCTTCTGCCCGTCCTGATCGCCGGCCTCATCAGGTTTTCCGGGAGGCCGGGCGGATCCATGATACCGCTGTTGGCGGCAGGTATAATCCACGGCGTGACAGCGTTGATCGGTCTGCTATACGGCTCATCGCTTATGGGCGATGAGATATCCTCCGGCACCTGGATCTATCTCGCCATACGACCGATCAACAGATCGAGGCTTATCATCGGGAAGTTCCTGGGATATACGGCGGTGATCCTGTCGATTGTGCTGGTGATGATCACGCTGATCTCCCTTCTCATATGGCGGGGATGGTCCGAGTATCTGAGATATCTGGTCTCCTTCGCCCTGGGAGCACTGGCGTACGGCGGGGTGGGATTGTTTTTAGGAGTTCGAACGAAAAGACCGATACTGATAGGATTGCTCCTGATCGGATGGGAAAAGCTGGCCTCTCAGGTGCCCGGGTTTCTCAGAAGGTTGACGATAATGGATTATATGCTTTCGATCTTCCCCACCTCAGGAGGGCCGAGGTTCATCTTGAAGGACAGGCTTTCCCCCCGTTACGCCGCCGCTGTTCTAATCATGATCACCCTCGCCCTTATATGGCGGACAGTCGCCTATTTGAAGGAGAGGGAGATTTCCGCTTAA
- a CDS encoding RNA methyltransferase: MRVYPMTGWIERISPQLICERLAPLMTDRRKRRIEETLEKRIMNLIVLIEDLHDPHNISAVLRTCEGMGIQQVAVIEGPSTFKSHPQVSQGAHKWLHVYRFRETENAIRWLRTKGFVIYASYLGEGSEPLERCLSFPENLAIFFGNEHEGLSRMVIEEADRRFMLPMRGFTESFNVSVAAALTLCEVFHHGFKPRYLTEKERWQLRAEWYMKSVRRSPELLRDLLDRSGSPIEPSPDL, from the coding sequence TCAACTGATATGCGAGAGACTGGCGCCGCTTATGACCGACAGAAGAAAGCGGAGGATAGAGGAAACGCTGGAAAAAAGGATCATGAACCTGATCGTCCTGATAGAGGACCTGCATGATCCCCACAACATCTCCGCTGTCCTACGCACATGTGAGGGGATGGGAATACAGCAGGTAGCGGTGATAGAGGGGCCGAGCACCTTCAAATCCCATCCGCAGGTCTCCCAGGGAGCACATAAATGGCTCCATGTCTATAGGTTCAGGGAAACTGAGAACGCTATAAGGTGGCTTCGCACAAAAGGATTTGTCATCTATGCCAGCTACCTGGGGGAGGGGAGCGAACCGCTTGAGAGATGTCTTTCTTTCCCCGAGAACCTCGCCATCTTCTTCGGAAACGAGCATGAGGGGCTTTCCAGGATGGTCATAGAGGAGGCGGATAGGAGATTCATGCTGCCTATGAGGGGATTCACGGAAAGCTTTAACGTATCGGTCGCTGCTGCCCTGACGTTATGTGAGGTTTTTCATCATGGCTTTAAACCGAGGTATCTCACCGAGAAGGAGAGATGGCAGCTGAGGGCTGAATGGTATATGAAATCTGTCAGGCGTTCTCCTGAGCTTCTTCGGGATCTTCTTGATCGGAGCGGATCACCCATCGAACCTTCTCCTGATCTTTAA